Part of the Aureitalea marina genome, AGATCTTTTTCACAGGCAGAATGTGCCCGGTTATATTGATCATATGGCAGATCATCAGCAGACGGGTTTTCTCGGTGATCGCTTTTTCGTAAAGTCCCACGATGTCTTCATCAGATTTCGGATGGTTAGGAACCGAGACTGTATTGAGTTTTACCGAGTAGCGCTTGGAGACTTGGGCGAACATATCTTTCATAGCCCCGTAATCCTGTAAGGCGAATACAGCCTCATCACCTTCCCTCCAAGGGAAACCTTTGATGATCATATCCAGGGATTCGGTGGTATTGCGGGTAATGACCAGGTTCTTGGAATTACAACCTGTGACCTCAGCCAGTTTGCTGGCCATCCTGGCCTTGTTCTCCCACTGAACAGTCCGCATATAATAGGAGCCTTCATAATTGACCATTTCAATGTGCTCCTGCAATTTCTTTAAGGTAGGTTGAGGGATGATGTTGTAATATCCACTTTCCAGATTGATGTAATCCGGTTTCAATTTGTAATCGGAACGGATCTTGGCCCAGAAGTCCTCATCGGCGTAAAGCAACTTGTCATTAGCTGGTATCTCTGCTGTCCAGTTGGGGAGATCCAGGGAAAGCAAAGGCAGGCCCGTTCCTGCCAGGGCCAGGG contains:
- a CDS encoding aminotransferase class V-fold PLP-dependent enzyme, with product MKKREFLRSLALAGTGLPLLSLDLPNWTAEIPANDKLLYADEDFWAKIRSDYKLKPDYINLESGYYNIIPQPTLKKLQEHIEMVNYEGSYYMRTVQWENKARMASKLAEVTGCNSKNLVITRNTTESLDMIIKGFPWREGDEAVFALQDYGAMKDMFAQVSKRYSVKLNTVSVPNHPKSDEDIVGLYEKAITEKTRLLMICHMINITGHILPVKKI